The sequence below is a genomic window from Lolium perenne isolate Kyuss_39 chromosome 4, Kyuss_2.0, whole genome shotgun sequence.
agtaacacaagaaacaatgaaacaagcagtagtaccgcagtatttaggaacaaggcctagggattacactttcactagtggacactctcaacattgatcacataacagaatagataaatgcatactctacactcttgttggatgatgaacacattgcgtaggattacacgaaccctcaatgccggagttaacaagctccacaattaatgttcatattttagtaaccttatagtgtaagatagatcaaaagactaaaccaagtactaacatagcatgcacactgtcaccttcatgcatatgtaggaggaatagatcacatcaatactatcatagcaatagttaacttcataatctacaagggatcatgatcatagcataaaccaagtactaacacggatgcacacactgtcaccattacatcgtgcaggaggaatagaactactttaataacatcactagagtagcacatagaatagtagtgatacaaaactcatatgaatctcaatcatgtaaagcagctcatgagattattgtattgaggtacatgggagagagattaaccacatagctacagcggagccctcagcctcgggggtggattactccctcctcatcatggaggcagcgatggcggtgaagatggcggtgaagacggcggtggagatggctccgggggcaattccccgtcccggcagggtgccgaaacagagttctgtcccccggattggagtttcgcgatggcggcggcgcccctggagtctttctggagtttcgtcaattggtgtcgaagttttaggtcacgacggcttaaataggcgaagagtcggagtcggaggggccacgggctgcccaaaccatagggcccccccccctggccgcgccggggtgtggtttggtggccctgtcccccttctctggcggttctcgtgtgttctggatgcttccggtgaaaataggaacttgggcgttgatttcgtccgattccgagaatatttcgttactaggatttctgaaaccaaaaacagcagaaaacaggaactggcacttcggcatcttgttaataggttagttccagaaaatgcacgaatatgacataaagtatgcataaaacatgtagataacatcaataatgtggcatggaccataagaaattatcgatacgtcggagacgtatcattcacccctggactatgggtccatagcagtagctagatggtcgtcttctcctaattgtgctatcattgttggatcttgcgagctgcctaacatgatcaagatcatctatctgtaatactatatattgcgtttgttgggatccgatgaatagtgaatgctatgttatgttgattatcaatctatcatctatgtgttgtttatgatcttgcatgctctccgttgctagtagaggctctggccaagtttttgcttgtaactccaagagcgagtatttatgctcgatagtgggttcatgcctccattaaatctgggacagtgacagaaagttctaaggttatggatgtgctgttgccactagggataaaacattaatgctatgtctaaggatatatttattgattacattacgcaccatacttaatgcaattgtcagttgtttgcaacttaatactggaaggggttcggatgataacctgaaggtggactttttaggcatagatgcatgctggatagcggtctatgtactttgtcgtaatgcccaattaaatctcacactactcatcataacatgtatgtgcatggtcatgccctctctatttgtcaattgcccaactgtaatttgttcacccaacatgcttattcttatgggagagacacctctagtgaactgtggcccccggtccattcttttacatcgaatacaatctactgcaatactcgttctactgttctctgcaaacatcatcatccacactatacatctaatcctttgttaaagcaagccggtgagattgacaacctcactgttacgttgggacaaagtactttggttgtgttgtgcaggttccacgttggcgccggaatccctggtgttgcgccgcactacactccgccgccatcaaccttcaatgtgcttcttggctcctactggttcgataaaccttggtttcttactgagggaaaacgtgccgctgtacgcatcacaccttcctcttggggttcccaacgggcacgtcgactgcgtgctagcatcaCTCCTTCAGCTGGTTGATGTTCGTGTTAAGGAGGCGTCTTGCCCTCTTTGTGAAGAGGTGGCAGTTCTCAAGCTGTTGTTGGCGTTTGATGGTGTTTCTGTGGAGCTGACTGAGGCATGTCCCTCTGATTGTTTGGGGCTCGCCAAAGCGTAGGCTTCGCTTGGCTTGACTCCTCTGAGCAGAATTCCTTGTGGCCGGCGTGGGCGACCTAAGATCCCACAATTGCCGGTCGTTGAGCCAGCCGCCCCGCCATGGAACGTAGGAGAGAGGCGACAAGCCTAGCCGTACCGAGGGTGTGCACAGACCGCACATGTTGCCGGATAGAGGGAGTGTGCCGGCCGCGCCGGTCGCTGGAGGAGGGAGTGCGCGGGCCACGCTGGTCGCCGGAGAGAGGTAGTGCGCGGGCCGCGCCAGTTGCTAGACGGAAGGCGTACGGGCCCGGGTTACCCTAGCCCTAATTGTGGTAGTTTTAGGTAATTATATCTTGCACTTGAGTTATACTTTTCTGATTGTTCGAAAAAAAACTGTGAGAAGATTGGTCCGAACAGTAGAATACTAGCTCCTGGTATGAGCCTCGTGGAGAAGCAATCGCTAGTCCATGGGGCTCATACAGCGCTGCAGCGCTTGGTACTCGGACCTCGGCTCGAGGCATTTTCTCTACCCCTTCTTACCCTGACAAAGCAGGGTCACCTTGTGTCCTTAAACCTATAACCATCTTTCGGCTAACCTAGCCTCCTCCGTCCCTCCGTACCAACAAGGGGTAGTACAGGAATATTGATCTGTTGTCCATCGACTACGCCTTTCGGCCTGATCTTAGGCCCTGACTCACCCTCCGTGGACGAACCTTGCGGAGGAAACCTTGGGTTTTCGGGGCATTGGATTCTCACCAATGTTTTCGTTACTCAAGCCGACATTCTCGCTTCCGCTTCGTCAACCCCCGCTTTCGCGGTTGCTTCCCTCTAAGGCGGAACGCTCCCCTACCGATGCATTTTGACATCCCACAGCTTCGGCAGATCGCTTAGCCCCGTTCATCTTCAGCGCAAGGGCGCTCGATCAGTGAGCTATTACGCACTCTTTAAAGGGTGGCTGCTTCTAGGCAAACCTCCTGGCTGTCTTTGCACCCCCACCTCCTTTATCACTGAGCAGTCATTTAGGGGGCCTTAGCTGGTGATCCGGGCTGTTTCCCTCTCGACGATGCTTGTGAAATATCTGCTTGAATGCTTGTTGTCTCAACAAGTGACGCACGCGAGCTAGGCTAGCTGGCCATATGGCCCATATGCACATGATGCGGGCGACGTACACGAGTCGCGAGCTAGCTCAACGAGAGACGCGCGCAACCATACGTACGCCGCGTGCGTGGCGTCACAAAAGTATTTAGAGTCAACGCGGCGCTTACGTGGCAAACCACAAAGAAGTTGCGGTCATGTGCGGCGCAAACACGGGTAATAAGCGGGTTCCCGCAATACGTTCCGCATGCACCGTGAGTAATAATAGTGTTGCGCTGCCAGCGTCGACACGCAGGCTGGCACGCAGGCTGGCACCGCACGACGGCACAATGCCTCATACAGGATTACCTGCCAACCTCGCACAGAACTCTCTCAAGCGTCAATATCTTACTCCCGGCGCCTCCTATCCTCATCCACCAAAcgagaaatttttttttttgagagaaaccAAACGAGAATTTAAATATCTAGTAGAAAAGAAAAAATGAAGTGCGCTCTCCGTGACTTCTAAAACAACATCGACTCATCGTGTTCATCAGTCTTCTACTCTCCTCTGATGCAATTCCGGACATTCATATAAGAAGATGGAAGAAACTTCATACCATTAGATGGTAGAGATCAGTAGGTGAGACTCATTATATTGACCAACGTACACGACAGATTCTAAGTTGCACCCTTGCTTGTTGTTGACAACTAATGCGAGTAATGCACCACACCACCAACACACCGATTTCAGGGAAGGAAAAAATCATCATACATAAGGGAGGCAATACAATAATATGCAAATGTATCACACATAAAATTTCCTTCATTTAATATGTTTTGGCCTCTTCTCCTAGCCTCTCCGTGGTATCGGCGACCGGTGGTGGTGGGCTGGCTGTTCGGACTACGCGATCTGCTTGGTGTCTCCGGCGGTAACCTTGGCCAGCCTAGGATGGTCGGCGGCGTGGgggcccgacctgaataaaggcggcggtcctaaggTCTCTTTTGGACGAAGATGAAGACCTGCCGGAGGCCTGCCCTCatgatctagccggagtgttgagtttcgGAAGGCGCCGCCGGCATATGTAACAATGCTTCTATTACCTGGAGTTTAAATCGGTGGTATTTGGTCGTGCAcatccatgcttttattccgaccgtttggttctcgaGGGAGCTgcgcgaagctcttttctgtGTTGATATCAAGTGACAGCTGATCCATGGTGAAGtgagaagaagagaatatcatgacactggtagaaaaatggccttccgtcttccccattagtcgccaaaatataggaaccgcgactaatgggtctttagtcgcggttcgggtggcgaaccgcgactaaagacctgggcccagcgcgctcgatggccagctggtggacgggaggggctttagtcgcggttggccaggccaactgcgactaaaggtcctcaggcctggcccgaaggcctttagtcgcggttggccaggccaaccgggactaaaggcccatccctataaaagggcctcagctcacaacacttagccatttggtgccacttctcttcacaagcttcacaagggggtgtaggtttgcttttggttcctcttatgcacacaaggtgtttgatgaaatgccccaagagcatgaaacaaacatgatatgaagtgtcggagccacacttgagcttcctcatttattttttcctcctcgatcgcggttagcaacttgaacctttcatgtgtgtcattgataaaatatgcatgtgtgtagttcattgtttaatttctattgtttatagctagttagtttaacaaatgcatgatggttaattatatattttatattataataatacagatgaatcggcaatggatgtacggtaaccgactctccggcgagttcactacgggtttgaaagatttcctcgtagtggctaatgcgaacaagcagaaaggttttgttatctgtccatgtgttgactgtaagaatcagaagggttactcttcctcaagagaagttcacctgcacctgcttcggcacggtttcatgccaagctataattgttggaccaagcatggagaaagaggggttataatggaagaagatgaagaaggggatgatttcatcgatgaaaactatcttgatcatttcggtgatactttcaggcCTTGTTTACTCCTAGGGTTTTTCCATCCCCTAGGGGTTTGGGGATGAGAGGGGATTTGGTGAAAACCCCCCTTTCACCCAATCCCCAGTTTTCCCCTAATTTCCCCTCATTTCCCCACACACTCCCCACAGCCTCTAGTTACTTTGTTTTTGGGGATGAGAGGGGATACGAGAGGATTGTGATCAGATAATAAAAAGTCAATCTTTGCATTCCAAGAAGTGATAATTGACAATCAGTAAATTTAAAACTTCGGCTTTAACATAAACTTCGTGTCATGCAAATTTGTCATGCGATTTTCTCAAACAAGAACACAGATATAAATAAATGCTCGACCAAACAGATGAGCAACCAAGTCGCCATAAACACATTGTCATAGAGTTTGAAGAACATTAGAAGTTTTCGCCGCCGAACGCCGGAAACCACGCCGCCGCCAGAGGACCTCCAGCTAGAAATACACGCAGAGGTAAAATTTAGTATTGATACATTGCTTACTGATAGTTCAATTGCAGAGGTAAAATTTAGTAATTGTCAAAAGTAAGAGAAGCTACCAAACAGTAGAAGTTATTCTTGCACAATACTATAAAATTGAATCTCACAGATGCATCCCTGGGCCACTCAAACTGAAGAATGAACATGCAAATAATTTTAGTGGTCAGGTTCAGAGTTCAGACATGATTGAATTGGCCAAGCTACTTTAAAATAATCAGGTAGGAGTACTTTAAAACGCAGGCTGATATGAATACGGCAGGCTACAGCGCCTCCCATATAAAATGATGCTACACTACATATCGACCATAGTATTTTCTAGCTCTGTTTCATATACAGTAGAATGTTCAGAAAATGGTTTCTAGTGACGTAAAACCTGACCTAGCATTCCAAAGCATCAAACATGATTCAGAGCATATCAAACACTTTTCGATAGGCACATGAAGGTAAATTGGTACATACACATACCATGTATCTCATTTTCACCTCTATCTATAATCTAACAACAAGTAAACAGTAGTTAGTCAAAACTTGACATGATCCAATCCAACAATAGGCCAAGGTGCAGGTatctataaaaaaataaaatgctACTTAATCAACATGATTGAATCATATCGGAGGAAACTCCTACTCACGAAGGGCTGAAGATAACAAAATGCAGTAGTCTTTTCATGGCTGGGTAGACACACATTAGTAATTTGGAGCATGTACTAAATCTTGTAAAGCAGAATACTAGAAAACCTGAATGCCAATGCATGACTATGTAAGACTTCAGTTCAAAAGCCGAGAAGATAGTGTTGTCGATGCAGCCAAGTAAATCTAACTGTAACTACGCCAGCCAATTTGGACCATAACTGCAGATTTAGTACAATTTGGACCATAACTGCAACTACGCCAGCCAATCCCATGCGGCCATGCCATGTCCACTAAACGAGCTAATGTTATTACAGGATTGTTACAAGGAACTACTGACTATGGATCAAAAGAAGAAAACAGGGCATATGAATAACAGGgcatatgaagaaggtaaaatggtACATACACATACCTCAAGTCAACTCTTGCAGCTCACCccggagccacatgatagctgacTCCTCGTCTTCAGTGACCCAAGTGAGGAAGGTCTCGCGGTTTTCAAGACTTTTGAAGACTTTTGAAGCCTTAACTCTCTCTTGACGGGTGaagtcttggattttgtttacagcTGCAATGCACTTGGCAATGGAGAATGTACTCCACTCGGCCTTCTCATCTTCTGCTTGTTTTTCTTtcatcttcacatacctgtctacTACTTGTACCATTTCATCGCTCTTAACAGGCTTCTTTAATTCCTTTGGAGGAATTTTCTTTGGTACACCAGTTGCCTTCTTCTCCATTCTTTCACCAACATTCATTAGATTCAGCAATTGCAAATGTTAATATACACTTGATACAATTTGTTATATATATTTAGTCTTGACGGAAGGTAATTACCTCGGCTGGCTGAACTTCCTGTGCCCTCGTCTTTCTTTTCAGTAGGGTCTTCATCCAGAATTTGTACGTCCTCATCAAATTCAGACCCAGCTTCTTCCACTCTCTCATCTTCTAACTCTTCATCAAGTTGAGATGCCTTAGAGCTTGAAGTGAAATTGTGATTCCCCTCAGCTATTTGGCCTATTTATACAAGTTAACATAAGTATAGTAACCATAATATAGATCTCCGAGCATTAAAGGAATATGATAGCAATTGTACAAGTTAACATCAGTGCACTAACCATCATATAGATCTCCAAGAGAATCATACATAGGAAAGCCATTTCTCTCGAATTTCCCAATTCTTGGAAAGGACTGCAAAAGAATGGTGAGAGGAAACAATGAGTCTAAGCTTATTATGAAGCTTGTGACCAAGTATAAGAATGGAGAAACGGAAGCTTACGATTTCTAGATTATCCCACAAAGCCTTCTCAGCAACTATCATGCAGGTCTTCTCATCCCAACCAGCGCCACTTTGCATCCGAGCTTCCTTGAGCATCTTGTATTCTCTCTTGAGTTCTTTTTCTTTATCTTGTAGCTGGGATTTGACGAAGTTCACCTGCGGATTACGTTCCTGGAATAATTGCGTCATTCGATTCCAAGTGTCCCCACTCCATCCATTTTGTGCTCTGTAATAGTCATTATTATGCTCATGAAGTATATCGATCAGAGATTTCTCAAGCCCCAAATTCCATTGGGCTCTTGCTTTCGTTGCTGAACAAAATTAGTAAGGTGTTAGTCAAAACTTGACATGATTCATCAAAGAATTTGCTGCTCTATATCACAGTATAGCCATACACAAATAGTACCTTTtggagatttccttttcttattggTCGGTGGAGTTTTTCTCACACCAAGAGCATCTTTTTTCAAGTTGAACTTGGGTGTGCCCACTGGATGCAAAGTCGGCTTCATATCTGTTGTCATAAGAATAATACCGTTAGACTAAAAAGGCAAACATAAAACAGGAATACGAATTACTAGTGGACATGAATAATGGCAAACATAAGACAGGAACCATAATACATTGAGTCCATTACAAACATATTGGCAAACATAAGAACTTATTCTCCGACAAAACATAGTACATTGATTCCATTATTACATTAACAaattactactacatgatacaagAGCTAATCATGTTGGAAATCATTCCACATCTGCATTGctatttgatctctcaatttgaTCTCTCAAGTTATTGCCTGCAAGGTTGTGTCCTTGGTGGTTATCATCTCCATTGGGCAAATCAACATGGTTAGCAACAGGAAtaaggtcttcatcttcatggtcaAGCCACTCTTCGTCACCATGTTGACTTCTGATTATGTTGTGGAAGATTGCAGTAGCCGCAGGGATCTTCACTTGATTGTTCAGTTTGTGAAACGTGGCAACATGTAGGATAGGAAACCTCTTCTTTAGTATTCCTATGTTCCTTTCCACACTGTTTCGCATCAGAGCGTGACGGTGATTAAATAACTCTTGGTAGTTTTGTGGGCGACGGTGTCCATGGCCCCATTCCTTCAAGTGATACCGCACGCCACGGTATGGGGCGAGGAATTTTTCCGTGTTTGCGTATCCTCCATCAACTAGGTAAAACTTCCCAGGAGGTACTGTAAAACCAGTGGCCTTTGCAGAGCGAAGGACTCGAGCATCTGTGGCCGAACCCTCCCAACCACAAGAGATGTATGTGACATTAAGGTCGAAGTCACTAACTATCATTACGTTGTGGCCGAGGGTTCCCTTTCTATTTCTGAATGGTGCAGCAAGGTGCGGTGATATGGAAATAGGCACGTGTGTTCCATCAATTGCCCCTATGCAATTCTGCAAAGTAAGAAAGAAATGGTGATATAAGAAAGTATGTGGATTAAGGCAAGGAAGAAGGTTGGGGTTTCAAAACAAGAACCTCGAAGTAGGGGAAGAAACGGTCATCATTAGCTATTCTTGGATGAGGATGGTCAATAATGGGAGGCTTCAGAAATCGCCTACTTAGGACAGGGATGATGTTGAAGAACTCTCTTATGCACTTGTGGAAGGTACGGTTGCTGTGTTGGAACTCCAATTGTAGGTCTTCGAAAGAGGCATTGTGTGACAACATGTAGAGGAAAATAGCCAGTTTTTCTTCAACCTTAATCCTTTTGTCCTTCAATAATTTTTCTCTTCTAAGATAGGATGCTAAGGATCTGAAAATGTGTGGCTCCATCCTATAGGCTACCCGGCAATTCTTAACATGTCCGTCAAGGATTCCTTGAACACGTTGCATGCCATACAAGACGGAGCTATGCCGCTGCGTTCTCTCTACTTTCCCTCTTCTACTCCTTTTGTGATAGTGCAATATTGGTAAAAGTAAGAACATgaactcctcatcgtcttcctcTCTCCTCTTCCTAATAAGCTCTAGCCTTTGTGTATTCATTGCAGCACTAAAACAATAGCAATTAAAGGCAGACAATAAGATACAAAAGCTAGATTGCATGGTTTCACATCAAGTACAAGCAGTAAATATGATTCATACCAAAATCAGGAGTTCTCACAAGTTCCCAAGATGGAGGTGGTTGATCCAATCCAACAATAGGCCAAGGGGCAGGTATCTACCCAAAAAAGATGACATGACATACTCTGTCTGTTCCACGCACTGGTAAACTATCTTACAAATAAAGTGCAAGCATCTAAATAAAATAAACCACAACTAGCAACAACAAGGCGGAATGAATAAATACTGTAAGTATCACTTTATGTTCAAAAGGGTAAAATAAATTAATGCTGCAACTTAAGAAGCCCATACAGCAACATGATACAGTTTCATTGTGTGAAAATCCATACATGGCACAAACTAATCAATTTGATAATTTCCAGTCCTTCCAAAACTACAATGTCAACGTTAAACCAAACAATTCCAGGGAGTTTAACCATAAGACGGATGGCCTTATGGTGAACCATGTCAGTGTGCTGCAGGCAAGTTCAGAAGATATGAAAGGCAGATAAAAACATGTAGTGCATTATTAATAACACATAGAAAAAATGGGATCAGTTTTCAATAGAAACACAGAATGTGAAGGAAACTAGCTGGTCGATCACGTGGCTGGCTGACTATTCTTTAGGTTGCTTGTTAGCAGTCAATCAGTCATAGGTGTTTTGTTTCTAATGTATCATGTATGCATGGCTTCTCTTGGTTTCAGGGACAATCATATTGTAAAATGGCCAAGACTTTCTGAACGAAACAAAGGTTTCAGTTCAGCGTGTACTACAAGTCTACAACCAGCAAAAGAACAGCTAAGAAATCCAAGGAATAGAATTCGTGCTACAGAGAATGATATCAGTATAGATATGTCAACCCATTTCTTTTGCGGGAGATAAATCAACACAATTGCACAATTCTAGGCGCCTGAACAAGCAGGTAATTTGGGAACGCGTTCTTCTCATTGTCATATCAACAAGCAGGTGCAGAGCACTAGATCATTTGGGAACAGTTGACCACTATAGGAAGAAGAAAAAATGAGAAGTTGCACCTGTAGGCAGAAAGCAGGAAGAGGTTGAGCAAGCGATGCCCCCAGGCGCGCTAGAAAAATAGCTCGACGACCGCCGTGCGGCAAGCGCTACAGGCCTACAGCCGACTACTTCTTTGTGTAAATTTTGCGACTGTACTTTTATTCTAAACTTGCTTGTACTGCCCAGCTCAGAAACAAGAAAAATGCAGAGATACACCGAGCTAGGAAACGGCCGCAAATGGCCGCCGCGGCCTCCTCCTCGCCCGCGCTGCGCCTCGCCGACGACCACCACCGCGCTCACCGACGACGTGCTCGCGCTGGTGTTCTTCAAAACCGGCATCAAGGACCCGCAGGGCCGCCTCGCCGCGTGGACGGAGGACGACGACCGCCGACCCAGGAGCAACCACCGACCAAGAAACCCTAGGGAGGAGGGGAAAAGGGGAGGAGGTGCGAGGACTCACCGGGGACCAGTCGCCGGAGGAGGATCTCGTCGGCGCCGTCTTGATTTGCCCCGCCGCCGTCGCCTttccccgccgccgtcgccgccgctgcctAGCCTCAGTCGCTCGTCTCTCCTTTCCACGATAGAATACACGGGGTCGACCTCGTGGCTCAGAAAACCGGAGGGTGCAGGCTACCGGGTCGGGAAGATCTGGGATGGGCCGGAATATTACCAAAAAAACCAGAGAGGTAAACGGGCCGTCCGGTAACTTTCGGGATTTGGTCCTGGGCCGGTATTTTACTCTCCCAAACCCAAAAATACCAGACAAGTAAACAAGgcctcatggaggatgctgaaggtgaaggggaaggtgaaggaaaaggtgaagaagaggcacgtgatgagcccgttgatgatcttggtcggaccattgctgatgcacggagacgctgcgaaactgaaaaggagagggagaatttggatcgcatgttagaggatcacagaaagtcgttgtaccccggatgcgataatggtctgaaaaagctgggctgcacactggatttgctgaaatggaaggcacaggcaggtgtagctgactcggcatttgaaaacttgctgaaaatgttgaagaatatgtttccaaagaataacgagttgcccgccagtacgtacgaagcaaagaaggttgtctgccctctaagtttagaggttctgaagatacatgcatgcatcaacgattgcatcctctaccgcggtgaatacgagaatttgaatgaatgtccggtatgcactgcattgcgttataacatcagagacgatgaccctggtgacgatgttgagggcgagaaacccaggaagagggttcccgccaaggtgacgtggtatgctcctataataccacggttgaaacgtctgttcaggaacaaagagcatgccaagttgttgcgatggcacaaagaggaccgtaagtcggacggggagttgagacaccccgcagatggaacgcaatggagaaagatcgacagagagttcaaagattttgcagctgacgcaaggaacataagatttggtctaagtacagatggcatgaatccttttggcgagcagagctccagccatagcacctggcccgtgactctatgcatctacaaccttcctccttggttgtgcatgaagcggaagttcattatgatgccagtgctcatccaaggtccgaagcaacccggcaacgacatcgatgtgtacctaaggccattcgttgatgaacttttacagctgtggtgcagacctggtgtccgtgtgtgggatgagcacaaagaagaggaatttgacctacgagcgttgcttttcgtaaccatcaacgattggcctgctcttagtaacctttcgggactgtcaaataagggatacaatgcatgcacgcactgcttacatgagactgaaagtgtacatttgccaaattgtaagaagaacgtgtaccttgggcatcatcgatttcttccgaaaattcatccagtaagaaagaaaggcaagcattacaacggcaaggcagatcaccggccgaagcctacggaacgcactggtgctgaggtatttgatatggtcaaggatttgaaagtcatctttggaaagggtcctggcggacaatcagttccgaagggagctgacgggcacgcagccatgtggaagaagaaatctatattctgggagctagaatattggaaagtcctagatgtccgctctgcaatcgacgtgatgcatgttacgaagaatatttgcgtgaacctcctaagtttcttgggcgtgtatgggaagacaaatgatacaaaggaagcacggcaggaccaacaacgtttgaaagaccctgatgaccggcatccggaatggtttcaaggtcgtgtcagctacgctctgaccaaagaagagaaggtcatcttttttgaatgcctgagcagtacgaaggtcccgtctggattctcgtccaatataaagggaataataaacatggcggagaaaaagttccaaaacctgaagtctcacgagtgccacgtgattatgacgcaattgcttccgattgctttgaggcggctcctgccggaaaatgtttgagtagccattgtgaagctatgtgcattcctcaatgcaatctctcataaggtaatcaatccagaagttctaccacgattacagaacgatgtggtccaatgtcttgtcagtttcgagttggtcttcccgccatccttcttcaatattatgac
It includes:
- the LOC139830773 gene encoding uncharacterized protein, yielding MQSSFCILLSAFNCYCFSAAMNTQRLELIRKRREEDDEEFMFLLLPILHYHKRSRRGKVERTQRHSSVLYGMQRVQGILDGHVKNCRVAYRMEPHIFRSLASYLRREKLLKDKRIKVEEKLAIFLYMLSHNASFEDLQLEFQHSNRTFHKCIREFFNIIPVLSRRFLKPPIIDHPHPRIANDDRFFPYFENCIGAIDGTHVPISISPHLAAPFRNRKGTLGHNVMIVSDFDLNVTYISCGWEGSATDARVLRSAKATGFTVPPGKFYLVDGGYANTEKFLAPYRGVRYHLKEWGHGHRRPQNYQELFNHRHALMRNSVERNIGILKKRFPILHVATFHKLNNQVKIPAATAIFHNIIRSQHGDEEWLDHEDEDLIPVANHVDLPNGDDNHQGHNLAGNNLRDQIERSNSNADVE